One genomic segment of Alicycliphilus denitrificans K601 includes these proteins:
- a CDS encoding cation:proton antiporter has translation MNELMSFWAQWLRPSAGLPTVQWALLLAVATVAGYLVQRHSGLPKVVGYSLVGTIVGLAGFEGAVWPLQGIGLFLVELAVAVVLFEAGGRIPLRWFRHNPMVLVQSIAESVLTYFSVYWVMLWFDVPAHAAGPLAIVALAASPAVLTRVVSDTRAAGPVTERAIVLATLSSLYALALGSAQAGLIQRPATSLLGQVYPVLVVLGVSVAVGALLSLLMRLALRVMSPTSENTAILLLALIAASTVVAAHMGGSAPLAALLGGMLLKQLHPRPWAWPRQMGTASSLLTMLMFVLVSTVAAQGEWNAPVATSVVALILVRLLAKAVGVGVGNVGSGASWRQAFWVGCAMTPMSAIALLVASQFVVASSTTGELIARIALPAILVMEMLGAVIATYAIYRAGESAKPWPPQAERGGNTGESSRES, from the coding sequence ATGAACGAGCTGATGAGCTTCTGGGCGCAGTGGCTGCGCCCATCGGCAGGGCTGCCCACGGTGCAGTGGGCGCTGCTGCTGGCGGTGGCCACGGTGGCGGGCTATCTGGTGCAGCGCCACAGCGGCCTGCCCAAGGTGGTGGGCTACTCGCTGGTGGGCACCATCGTCGGCCTGGCGGGCTTCGAGGGCGCCGTCTGGCCGCTGCAGGGCATCGGCCTGTTCCTGGTGGAGCTGGCCGTGGCCGTGGTGCTGTTCGAGGCCGGCGGGCGCATTCCGCTGCGCTGGTTCCGCCACAACCCCATGGTGCTGGTGCAGAGCATCGCCGAATCGGTGCTGACCTATTTCTCCGTGTACTGGGTCATGCTGTGGTTCGACGTGCCCGCGCACGCCGCCGGCCCCCTGGCGATCGTGGCGCTGGCCGCGTCGCCGGCCGTGCTCACGCGCGTGGTGAGCGACACGCGCGCCGCCGGCCCCGTGACCGAGCGCGCCATCGTGCTGGCCACGCTGTCGTCGCTGTACGCGCTGGCGCTGGGCAGCGCCCAGGCCGGGCTCATACAGCGCCCCGCCACGAGCCTGCTGGGCCAGGTGTATCCGGTGCTGGTGGTGCTGGGCGTGTCCGTCGCCGTGGGCGCGCTGCTGTCGCTGCTGATGCGCCTGGCGCTGCGCGTGATGAGCCCGACGAGCGAGAACACCGCCATCCTGCTGCTGGCGCTGATCGCGGCCAGCACCGTCGTCGCGGCCCACATGGGCGGCTCGGCGCCGCTGGCCGCGCTGCTGGGCGGCATGCTGCTCAAGCAGCTGCACCCGCGCCCCTGGGCCTGGCCGCGGCAGATGGGCACGGCCTCGTCGCTGCTCACCATGCTGATGTTCGTGCTCGTCTCCACCGTGGCGGCCCAGGGCGAATGGAACGCCCCCGTGGCCACCAGCGTGGTGGCGCTGATCCTGGTGCGCCTGCTGGCCAAGGCCGTGGGCGTGGGCGTGGGCAACGTGGGCAGCGGCGCGAGCTGGCGCCAGGCGTTCTGGGTGGGCTGCGCGATGACGCCCATGTCGGCCATCGCGCTGCTCGTGGCCTCGCAGTTCGTGGTGGCGTCGAGCACCACGGGCGAGCTGATCGCGCGCATCGCCCTGCCCGCCATCCTGGTGATGGAGATGCTGGGCGCCGTGATCGCCACCTACGCCATCTACCGCGCCGGGGAGAGCGCCAAGCCCTGGCCGCCGCAGGCCGAGCGCGGCGGCAACACTGGAGAGAGCAGCCGTGAGTCTTGA
- a CDS encoding YbdK family carboxylate-amine ligase: protein MSLEAFHHSEPLTLGVELELQLVNTHDYDLAPYAEDMLRLMHKTPLPGSVVPEMTNSMIEISTGVCHSSSEVLGQLTQIRDALVKSADKLNIAVVGGGTHPFQQWHERRIYDKPRFQELSQLYGYLSKQFTIFGQHVHIGCPDADAALLMLHRMSRYIPHCIALSASSPYVQGQDTAFDSARLNSVFAFPLSGRAPCVLTWSEFEQYFDKMTHTGVVKSMKDFYWDIRPKPEYGTIEIRVFDTPLTIERAAALAGFVQSLAAWFLAEQPFTPCEDDYLVYTYNRFQACRFGLDAVYVDPATGAHMPLREHILQTLDHIARHAGSHGASGALHILRGETALGQNDARWLRERQREEQLLAEVSRQAALRFRGQPL from the coding sequence GTGAGTCTTGAAGCCTTCCACCATTCCGAACCGCTGACCCTGGGCGTGGAGCTGGAGCTGCAGCTCGTCAACACGCACGACTACGATCTCGCGCCCTACGCCGAGGACATGCTACGCCTGATGCACAAGACGCCGCTGCCCGGCAGCGTGGTGCCCGAGATGACGAACAGCATGATCGAGATCTCCACCGGCGTGTGCCACAGCAGCAGCGAGGTGCTGGGCCAGCTCACGCAGATCCGCGACGCGCTGGTCAAGAGCGCCGACAAGCTCAACATCGCCGTGGTCGGCGGCGGCACGCACCCGTTCCAGCAGTGGCACGAGCGGCGCATCTACGACAAGCCGCGCTTCCAGGAGCTGTCGCAGCTGTACGGCTACCTGTCCAAGCAGTTCACCATCTTCGGCCAGCACGTGCACATCGGCTGCCCCGACGCCGACGCGGCCCTGCTGATGCTGCACCGCATGAGCCGCTACATCCCGCACTGCATCGCGCTGTCGGCCTCCAGCCCCTACGTGCAGGGGCAGGACACGGCCTTCGACTCGGCGCGGCTCAACTCGGTGTTCGCGTTCCCGCTGTCGGGCCGCGCGCCCTGCGTGCTCACGTGGAGCGAATTCGAGCAGTACTTCGACAAGATGACGCACACCGGCGTCGTCAAGAGCATGAAGGACTTCTACTGGGACATCCGCCCCAAGCCCGAGTACGGCACCATCGAGATCCGCGTGTTCGACACCCCGCTCACCATAGAGCGCGCCGCGGCCCTCGCCGGCTTCGTGCAATCGCTGGCCGCGTGGTTCCTGGCCGAGCAGCCCTTCACGCCCTGCGAGGACGACTACCTCGTCTACACCTACAACCGCTTCCAGGCCTGCCGCTTCGGGCTGGACGCGGTCTACGTGGACCCGGCCACGGGCGCGCACATGCCGCTGCGCGAGCACATCCTGCAGACGCTGGACCACATCGCGCGCCACGCCGGCAGCCATGGCGCCTCGGGCGCGCTGCACATCCTGCGCGGCGAGACCGCGCTGGGCCAGAACGACGCCCGCTGGCTGCGCGAACGCCAGCGCGAGGAGCAGCTGCTGGCCGAGGTCAGCCGCCAGGCGGCGCTGCGCTTTCGGGGCCAGCCCCTCTGA
- the thiL gene encoding thiamine-phosphate kinase, with protein MGEFDLIARYFTRPVRPGGGVALGVGDDCALLAPAPGMQLAVSCDMLVEGRHFFADVDPAHLGHKALAVNLSDLAACGARPLAFTLALALPRVDELWLQAFAGGLLRLADEHGCALVGGDTTAGPLNICITVFGEVPAGQALLRSGARAGDDIWVSGTLGDARLALEALQGRVQVPAGMLAAARARLETPTPRVALGLQLRGIATSALDVSDGLLGDLGHILRASGVGAEIDVDEVSKLIAASALSTGDRGHFDTELLRQCTLAGGDDYELAFTAPPARREAVARAAAAAATPVARIGRIRAEPGLRLVDAQGRALAGRYASFDHFAG; from the coding sequence GTGGGCGAGTTCGACCTCATCGCGCGCTACTTCACGCGCCCCGTGCGCCCCGGCGGCGGCGTGGCGCTGGGCGTGGGCGACGACTGCGCGCTGCTCGCGCCCGCGCCGGGCATGCAGCTGGCCGTCTCCTGCGACATGCTGGTCGAGGGCCGGCACTTCTTCGCCGACGTGGACCCCGCGCACCTGGGCCACAAGGCGCTGGCCGTGAACCTGTCGGACCTGGCGGCCTGCGGCGCGCGCCCGCTGGCCTTCACGCTGGCGCTGGCGCTGCCGCGCGTCGACGAACTCTGGCTGCAAGCCTTCGCCGGCGGCCTGCTGCGCCTGGCCGACGAGCATGGCTGCGCGCTGGTCGGCGGCGACACCACGGCCGGCCCGCTCAACATCTGCATCACGGTGTTCGGCGAAGTGCCCGCGGGCCAGGCCCTGCTGCGCAGCGGCGCGCGCGCGGGCGACGACATCTGGGTCAGCGGCACGCTGGGCGATGCGCGCCTGGCGCTGGAGGCGCTGCAGGGCCGTGTCCAGGTCCCCGCCGGCATGCTCGCCGCGGCGCGCGCGCGGCTCGAAACCCCCACGCCGCGCGTGGCGCTGGGCCTGCAGCTGCGCGGCATCGCCACCAGCGCGCTGGACGTGAGCGACGGCCTGCTCGGCGACCTGGGCCACATCCTGCGCGCATCCGGCGTGGGTGCCGAGATCGATGTGGATGAAGTATCTAAATTGATAGCTGCCAGCGCTTTATCCACGGGCGATAGAGGCCATTTCGACACCGAACTCTTGCGCCAGTGCACGCTGGCCGGAGGCGACGACTACGAACTCGCCTTCACCGCCCCGCCCGCACGGCGCGAGGCCGTGGCACGCGCTGCCGCCGCGGCGGCCACGCCCGTGGCGCGCATCGGCCGCATCCGCGCCGAACCGGGCCTGCGCCTCGTGGACGCGCAGGGCCGCGCCCTGGCCGGGCGCTACGCCTCCTTCGATCACTTCGCCGGCTGA
- a CDS encoding type IV pilin protein — MTTSRGTLQRPGSPSRTDGFTLIEVMVVVAIVAILASVALPSYQAYIRRGQLQEGFSQMSGFQLRMEQHYQDNRSYKDTAADTCPATLTAGLTSKYFTFACAKGSTGDWQSYTLTATGKGSTLGYDYGIDQANARKTTKFAGTAQTTLNCWAERSAAC, encoded by the coding sequence ATGACAACCTCTCGCGGCACGCTCCAGCGCCCCGGCAGCCCAAGCCGGACGGACGGCTTCACGCTCATCGAGGTGATGGTCGTCGTCGCCATCGTGGCGATCCTGGCCTCGGTGGCGCTGCCGTCCTACCAGGCCTACATCCGGCGCGGGCAGTTGCAGGAAGGCTTCTCGCAGATGTCCGGCTTCCAGCTCAGGATGGAGCAGCACTACCAGGACAACCGCAGCTACAAGGACACGGCCGCCGACACCTGTCCCGCCACCCTGACCGCCGGCCTCACCAGCAAATACTTCACCTTCGCCTGCGCCAAGGGCTCCACGGGCGACTGGCAAAGCTACACCCTCACCGCCACCGGCAAGGGCTCCACGCTGGGCTACGACTACGGCATCGACCAGGCGAACGCGCGCAAGACCACCAAGTTCGCCGGCACCGCCCAGACCACCTTGAACTGCTGGGCCGAGCGCTCGGCCGCGTGCTGA